aggaggaagggagatttttaaatcttttttttttggtgaataaAAGCTGAAGTTTATGCTTTATAAAacttatatatgtatttttcaaattaggggaaaaaaagttttcccttttttttttttttgctaattcaATATTTGAGGCAACATGAAGGATTACAGTGCTTATAATATGTTTTATTCAATTCACATAGAAAAGCATGCAGTATTAATGTAAAATGGTACAGTATTAATGTAAGATGTTCAGTGCACATTAGGTAAACAAATCATTAGCATACAAACCCATTTTTATGGTCTATACAGGCATACTAAACACATTTAGAATAACAATGATTTTTGGGCACTAAATTAAAAATTGTGTTTAACTTCAAAAAGAGACAAGCCATAATTACAGTCTTAAAAGTGATGTTTTCTAACTGAAGTGCTgtgaccctgaaaagaaaggggCTGCTACCTGCTACCTTACACCCACTTAAAACAAGAGTTTCAGTACAGTACAGTGCTATGAAATAGTCTAAGCAGAAAcatttcctctgggaggcaggTTTTATGGCAAAACTGACATTAATTTATAGCAATTTCATGAATCCATAGGATATATGGCCAGTAGCTGCCTTACATGCACAAAATGTAATCTTTAGGAATGGGAAATGTAACCTTTAAAACTAATTCTTACATAAATGACTAATTTGACAAGACCACTTAGAACTGTCAAGGAGCCATTAGCTGCGCTCACAATTGGAAGAGCATGTAATCTGATAACTTAAAGAGCATCAAAAACTCCCAAGCCCTCAGGTAAATAAAATGCCCAGTCAAAATAATCTGGAATGGTTCTTCCTTGGGAAAGAGCTTGCAATGGGCAGGCAAATGCTCAGTTTTCACACAGCAAAAACGACAGGATCAGAACTACATggaaatcattaaaaattaagttcACCTGTAAATATTAAACATTTGCAGGTTTACAACTTTGAGTCACGTTTGATTTCCTAAGCTGAATcagtttttggtggtttttgatGGACTAGCACTGGAAAGGCTgttttgaattttccttttggttGACTgactgacatttttatttttcctttcagctgtaaaGGAAGACACCCAAGGAGGATTAATCTGACTTTGAAGATCAGATGACATCTTTAAAAAACATGAACCAAACTTCTGTTCCTCAAATAACCTTTGTGAGTTACTGAACAGTACATTTGGGGAAAAGTCCCTTTGAAATAAAGAGTTTGAAGGCTTGGCACCAGTAGCTGCTACATTTTGGCCTGTAAACAGTGGAAAGTGATCATTCATATCTACATCAGACGGGGAGAGGTTGGAAAACATAGCAGGTTTCCAGCCAGTTCTGTCAGCTACCAGATCGCTTGTCTCTGGACCCTTCATACTCTGCTCCTCATTCATCTCTTCCAGATTCTTCTCTGTTCCATTCAGAAGTTTAGCGCACTCTGCTGACTTTGAAGAACTGTCAAGGTCAGAGGACTTGAAATTATAGCAAGGACTCTTGCTGTTGTCTGACTCGGAcatcattgagtccaactcagAAATTTTATCGAGGTAGGCAGCATCCATAGAGGCCTCGCTGGAGGTTCTTGTGCGGTTCatttcagaagagcagagagtATGCAACCTCTTAGGTAAGCAAGAACTTGTTTTATCACTGGACTTTGCTGTTGTCTCATCTGACTGACCAGCTACTGAATTTTGCTCTGATCCATCAAAATCTAAGTTCTCAGCAAAATTCGTTGGGCAGGTGCCCCAAACCCCTGATTTTCCTGCAGTAAAACAGTTCAGCTTCTTTTCACTATTACAGCTGCTTGTGCTGTGCTTGGAAGAATCTTTGCTGCAATCATCTGAAGTGTCATGAAACCCttcaaatttcagttttctcagGAATGTTGATGGTTtacttgcattttcttttccatcaggAGTGTTCAGTTGAAGGCGACTGAGAGACAGAAAAGGAGTGCATGGTGGTGGAAGATCATAAAGTTCTTCATCTTTGTATGGGGTGCATTCCTCAATTTTATTCCACTGGTCTTCTAAGCAGGCATCCATATTTGTACTATTTTCATCCAGGAGAACCCTGTGACATCCTGGAAATAGTTCTTTCTTTGGGGCACACTGGGTATTTGAGCTGTTCAAGCCATCTTGACTAGAAGAGCCTAAACAGGTTCCACCACTTGTCAGCTGCTCAAGACTGTCAGGACTCTGACTGGTATTCAAAgcctttttctcctcagcttGGGTTTTCAAACATGTTGTATCTTCACTGCTCTCACCTCCTT
The sequence above is a segment of the Haemorhous mexicanus isolate bHaeMex1 chromosome 2, bHaeMex1.pri, whole genome shotgun sequence genome. Coding sequences within it:
- the OBI1 gene encoding ORC ubiquitin ligase 1; amino-acid sequence: MAQHGPSVTLSLTLPITCHICLGKVRHPVICVNNHVFCSICIEVWLKNNNQCPACRIPITPENPCKEIIGGTSESDTIFSPTVRKHLRKTRLELLHKEYEDEIESLQKEVEDLRGKNLSLQIQLKSLLDPAASALSCQNEETSQSANEASTSGPEAPEEWSKKLKTANDMCEKLMDNMEKLREANKKLSVENNSLLRENLRLKAEVDSRSPQKFGRFTVAALHSKVEQSEREMNRLKKALERSDKYIEEIECQLLQLKKAGKGSQTVGAASERALSTDPEGGESSEDTTCLKTQAEEKKALNTSQSPDSLEQLTSGGTCLGSSSQDGLNSSNTQCAPKKELFPGCHRVLLDENSTNMDACLEDQWNKIEECTPYKDEELYDLPPPCTPFLSLSRLQLNTPDGKENASKPSTFLRKLKFEGFHDTSDDCSKDSSKHSTSSCNSEKKLNCFTAGKSGVWGTCPTNFAENLDFDGSEQNSVAGQSDETTAKSSDKTSSCLPKRLHTLCSSEMNRTRTSSEASMDAAYLDKISELDSMMSESDNSKSPCYNFKSSDLDSSSKSAECAKLLNGTEKNLEEMNEEQSMKGPETSDLVADRTGWKPAMFSNLSPSDVDMNDHFPLFTGQNVAATGAKPSNSLFQRDFSPNVLFSNSQRLFEEQKFGSCFLKMSSDLQSQINPPWVSSFTAERKNKNVSQSTKRKIQNSLSSASPSKTTKN